The genomic window TAGCCACCGGACATTGATTCGACATTTTCAGGCTTTTGATCAAGCCTTCAAGGCCATTCCACATATCGTGGCCTTTGCCATGAAAGCGAATTCGAACCTGACCGTCTTGCGTCTCCTCGCCAAGGAAGGGTGTGGCGCAGACATCGTGTCTGGTGGAGAACTCTTCCGCGCCTTGAAGGCCGGAATGGCACCCAACAAAATCGTCTTCGCCGGAGTCGGCAAATCCAAAGAAGAAATTCAATATGCATTGGAATCCGATATTCTGATGTTTAATGTTGAATCTCCCGGTGAACTTCAGCAGATCAATGAGGTCGCTGGCTCCATGGGCCTTCGGGCCAAAGTGGCATTGCGCATCAATCCGGACATTGATCCCCACACCCATCCGTACATTTCTACCGGATTAAAAAAAAGCAAATTCGGAATTGGAGCGGATCGGGCACTTGAAGAATTTGACGCAGCAGGGAACCTTCCCCACATTGAAGTGGTAGGCGTTCACTCACACATTGGTTCCCAATTAACCCAAATCACCCCATTTGTTGATGCCTTAAAAAAAGCTATCGCCTTAATTCAAACACTGCAAGCCAAAGGTGTCCATATTCAGTATCTCAACATAGGCGGAGGACTAGGCATTACCTACTCAGACGAAACGCCTCCTCATCCCAAGGAGCTGGCTGAAGCTATTTCTCCGTTGCTACAATCCGTCTCATGCCAAATTATTATGGAACCGGGCCGGTCTATTGTAGGGAATGCGGGCATTTTGGTGACAAAAGTGCTCTATAACAAGGCAAGCGCGGACAAGCATTTTATGATTGTCGATGCCGCAATGAATGATCTGTTACGACCAAGCTTATATGATGCCCACCACGATATTCAGCCGGTCTTAAAAAAAGAGTCATCCGTAGTCACCACTGTTGATGTAGTTGGACCGATTTGCGAATCAGGGGACTTTTTAGCAAAAGATCGAAAAATGCCCCATTCTCAACCTGAAGATCTCCTGGCCGTTATGAGTGCCGGAGCGTATGGATTCACAATGGCTTCAAATTATAATTCCCGGCCACGGGTCCCCGAGGTGCTCGTGAAAGGGAAGGACATCACAGTCATTCGAAAACGAGAAAGCTACGAGGACCTCATTCGGGGCGAAACTATTTCAGAAGCCTTCTCAAAATGATTTTTCGATTTAAAGTCTTGTGTTGATCCGCCAAAGCGTTCGCCATTTTGTAGTTATAAACACAAAAATTCCCTACACCAAAAGATTGAGGTCAGAATTATGTTCAGCGGTTCGTTAGTCGCTATTGTCACCCCATTCTCGAAGGGAAAATTTGATGAAAAGGCCATGGCCGATCTCATCGAATCCCAAATTTCTTGTGGGACCCATGGCATTGTACCTTGTGGGACGACAGGCGAATCAGCCACCTTAACCCCGGAAGAGCATGAACGGGTGGTTTCATTCACTGTCGAAGTGGTGAATAAGCGGGTTCCTGTCATTGCCGGAACAGGTTCAAACTCTACCGATGAAGCCATTACTTTTACGAAACATGCTAAGGCCGTTGGCGCCGATGGGGCTTTGCTTATCACGCCCTATTACAATAAGCCCACACAGGAAGGGCTTTATCGTCATTTTTCCGCCATCGCCAAAGCCGTCGACTTACCCCAGATCCTTTACAATATTCCAGGGCGTACCAGCATTAATATGTCTCCGACCACAGTGAGCCGTCTGTCGGAAATTCAGAATATTATTGGCATCAAGGAAGGCAGTGGATCTCTCCAACAGGTATCCGAAATTATACAACAATCCCGACCTGGCTTCCTTGTGCTCTCAGGCGATGATCCCTTGACACTCCCTATGATTGCCATCGGCGGGAAAGGTGTGATCACCGTCACCGCCAACGTCGCCCCGACGGATATGGCAACCATGGTGAATGCCGCACTAAAAGGTGACTACGAAACAGCAAGGCTCCTTCACTACAAACTCTCTCCCTTATTTGGAGCATTATTTTTGGAGATTAATCCCATTCCCGTGAAAGCAGCTCTGGCCATGATGGGAAAAATGTCAGAAGAAATTCGACTGCCGCTTACCCCACTTGCTCAGGAATTTCGACCAGCACTCCAAAAAGCCTTGCAACAAGCCGGAGTGCTCTGAGGAAAGAGAACACATGATTCGAACAATCATTACCGGCGCGGCCGGTCGAATGGGCATGCGATTAGTTGCATTAACTCAGGCTACCCCAGGATTACAGCTTTCCGGTGCGGTCGAAGTAAAAGGGCATCCTGCTATTGGAAAAGATGCTGGCGAAGTCGCCCAAATCGGACAAGTGAACATTCCGATCACCGACGATCTCCAAACCTGTCTCTCGCAAAGTGATGTGGTAGTCGACTTTACGGCTCCTTCCTCCTGTCTGGCCAATCTCGAGCATGCCGTCAAATCCACCAAGGCCATGGTCATTGGAACTACCGGGTTCACAGATCAAGAATTGGCCCAACTTAAAACATTCGCTCTCAAAATCCCCTGTGTGTTTTCCCCAAATATGAGTGTAGGGATCAATGTGCTCCTCAGCACCGTCGGGAAAATCGCCAGATCTCTAGGTGAGCAGTACAACATCGAAGTAATCGAAGCCCATCACAATAAGAAAAAGGACGCCCCCAGCGGAACTGCCCTAAAACTGGCTGAGGCTCTGGCAGAAGGTATGGATTGGGATATACAAGAAGTGGGCGTCTACACACGACATGGTATGACCGGCGAACGGAAGACCCGTGAAATTGGCATGCAAACTATTCGCGCAGGAGATATCGTTGGCGATCACACCATTTTGTTGGGTGGGCCAGGAGAACGCATAGAAATAACCCACCGGGCCCATACTCGCGATACCTTTGCCCAGGGCGCGCTCCGGGCAGCTGAATGGGTAGCCCATAAACCTCCCGGCCTCTATTCCATGGCCGACGTCTTAGACTTATCCTAAGACAACTTCCCGAATTCATCCGCCATGTTTGCCTGAAAGATGACAGCCACCAAAAATTTCAATCACCACCAATTTTAAGGCTATACCTCCTCTACGACCATTGCATGAGACCTGTCCTCTCTAATTCCTCCAAGCCATTCGATCGAACACTTACTAATTCTGGCCTACAAGACCCCATTCATCCTCTCGATACACAATTCTTTCATTGACAAAGTCGAAGAGCACGTGGTCTTATCGAAAGAGATTCAAGCACCGCATTCACTCATCAACACTCGGCTTTGTATCTCACCGAACGCGGTAAGGGATTAGCGAAAATACATCAGGTTTATGTAAAAAGGAGATTGGCTATAATGGATATTTTTGGAAAGATTCCTCTCGTCGAGATTCCCGTACATGTAACCCCAGATCAGAAGAAGTGGCTGGATAAAATGGTAGAAGAAGGAAAAATTGCCATTCCTCCAGGTGGAACACTGGAAAAAGGATCAGTTATTTCTATGTTTCTCAGAATGCTCATCCACAATGCCATGGAAGAGCAGATGCGCCAAGCCGCTATCGACGCCGAAGACGAAGATGGCGACGATGAATAGAGAGCTAATAAAGGCCCCCTTTAAGATCTTTCTATTTCCACCACAGCTGGTTGTTTATATTGATTGTAAAAGTTTTTCAAATGTTCATCAAAATTGAGTTCGAATAGTTTATTCATAAATGACATTGCCTAAATCAGCCTTCTACTTCCCTGCTAATTTCGATATTTAATCCAAAGGCTTCACTGAAAAATTCCGCGAAGTTCAAGCAGATTATATGGCCGCATTTTAGGCCAGTTTGGCACAGACGGATTTAACTTCAGTATAGAGATCCAATGCCTCGTGACCCATTTCGCGTCCCCAACCGGATTGCTTGTACCCGCCAAACGGGAGTGAGGCATCAAAAATATTATGGCAATTAATCCAAACCGTTCCAGCCCGTAATTGCGCCGCAATCCGATGTCCCTTACTTAAATCTTTTGTCCAGACCGCTGCCGCCAATCCATAGATATTATCATTGGCCTTGGCAATTACTTCTTCGACTTCTGTGAAAGGTTCAGCGCACACCACAGGGCCAAAAATTTCTTCTTGAATAACCTTCATGTTGGAGTTGGTATTGACCAAGACGGTCGGTTCAACAAAATAACCTTTGTCTCCAGACCGTTTTCCACCCGCAACTGCTTGAGCGCCTTCGGCAAAACCCGACTCCAAATATCCCAAGACACGGTGTTGTTGTTCATCAGAGACTAATGGCCCCATTTGAGTGGCAGGATCTAGTCCCGGTCCTATTTTAATCTGTTTGGCTTGATCGGCAACCCCTGCCACGACCTTGTCAAAAATGCTCTTTTCCACATACAGTCTTGAGCCCGCGGCGCAACATTGCCCATGATTAAAGAAAATCGCACTCGCTACTCCGGGTATTCCCGCTTCCAGATCAGCATCCGGCAAGACGACACTTGGGGATTTGCCACCAAGTTCCAAAGTGACTTTTTTAAGATTCCCTGTTGCAGCATTCACGATAAGTTTGCCAACTTCGGTCGAACCAGTAAATGCAATTTTATCCACATCTGGATGCGCAGCTAAGGCCGCACCTGCGGTTTCTCCATATCCAGGAACAATGTTCACCACTCCTTCGGGAAATCCTGCCTCCACGAACAACTCTCCCAACCGCAATGCCGACAAAGGAGTTTGTTCAGCCGGTTTCATCACTATAGTACACCCCACGGCCAAAGCCGGACCAAGTTTCCATGCCGCCATTAAGAGAGGAAAATTCCAGGGAATAATTTGCCCGACAACACCAACTGGCTCACGAAGCGTGTAGGCCAGGAATTGAGACCCAGGCATATAAGGAACCGAAATAGGTATGGAATTGCCCTCAATTTTTGTTGACCATCCCGCCATGTATCTAAACAAATCAACAGCCAATGGAACGTCTGCTGCCCGCGCAATGGTTAACGGCTTTCCGTTATCCAGAGACTCTAACTGAGCAAATTCTTCCAGATTCGACTCCAGAAGGTCCGCTAACCGCCACAGGAGTTTGCCGCGGTCAGAAGGCGTCATTTTTCGCCATGGGCCTTGTTCAAAGGCCTTTCTAGCAGCTTTCACGGCAAGAGCAATATCAGGCTTGTCGCCT from Nitrospiraceae bacterium includes these protein-coding regions:
- the lysA gene encoding diaminopimelate decarboxylase, whose product is MHDFHYQGDELFCEEVPIRQITAQVGTPCYIYSHRTLIRHFQAFDQAFKAIPHIVAFAMKANSNLTVLRLLAKEGCGADIVSGGELFRALKAGMAPNKIVFAGVGKSKEEIQYALESDILMFNVESPGELQQINEVAGSMGLRAKVALRINPDIDPHTHPYISTGLKKSKFGIGADRALEEFDAAGNLPHIEVVGVHSHIGSQLTQITPFVDALKKAIALIQTLQAKGVHIQYLNIGGGLGITYSDETPPHPKELAEAISPLLQSVSCQIIMEPGRSIVGNAGILVTKVLYNKASADKHFMIVDAAMNDLLRPSLYDAHHDIQPVLKKESSVVTTVDVVGPICESGDFLAKDRKMPHSQPEDLLAVMSAGAYGFTMASNYNSRPRVPEVLVKGKDITVIRKRESYEDLIRGETISEAFSK
- a CDS encoding aldehyde dehydrogenase family protein gives rise to the protein MATSTEQFHPTIQSFVSRPRKMLINGQWVNAQSGKTFSTFNPATGEVMAEVAEGDKPDIALAVKAARKAFEQGPWRKMTPSDRGKLLWRLADLLESNLEEFAQLESLDNGKPLTIARAADVPLAVDLFRYMAGWSTKIEGNSIPISVPYMPGSQFLAYTLREPVGVVGQIIPWNFPLLMAAWKLGPALAVGCTIVMKPAEQTPLSALRLGELFVEAGFPEGVVNIVPGYGETAGAALAAHPDVDKIAFTGSTEVGKLIVNAATGNLKKVTLELGGKSPSVVLPDADLEAGIPGVASAIFFNHGQCCAAGSRLYVEKSIFDKVVAGVADQAKQIKIGPGLDPATQMGPLVSDEQQHRVLGYLESGFAEGAQAVAGGKRSGDKGYFVEPTVLVNTNSNMKVIQEEIFGPVVCAEPFTEVEEVIAKANDNIYGLAAAVWTKDLSKGHRIAAQLRAGTVWINCHNIFDASLPFGGYKQSGWGREMGHEALDLYTEVKSVCAKLA
- a CDS encoding 4-hydroxy-tetrahydrodipicolinate synthase; translation: MFSGSLVAIVTPFSKGKFDEKAMADLIESQISCGTHGIVPCGTTGESATLTPEEHERVVSFTVEVVNKRVPVIAGTGSNSTDEAITFTKHAKAVGADGALLITPYYNKPTQEGLYRHFSAIAKAVDLPQILYNIPGRTSINMSPTTVSRLSEIQNIIGIKEGSGSLQQVSEIIQQSRPGFLVLSGDDPLTLPMIAIGGKGVITVTANVAPTDMATMVNAALKGDYETARLLHYKLSPLFGALFLEINPIPVKAALAMMGKMSEEIRLPLTPLAQEFRPALQKALQQAGVL
- a CDS encoding 4-hydroxy-tetrahydrodipicolinate reductase, whose protein sequence is MIRTIITGAAGRMGMRLVALTQATPGLQLSGAVEVKGHPAIGKDAGEVAQIGQVNIPITDDLQTCLSQSDVVVDFTAPSSCLANLEHAVKSTKAMVIGTTGFTDQELAQLKTFALKIPCVFSPNMSVGINVLLSTVGKIARSLGEQYNIEVIEAHHNKKKDAPSGTALKLAEALAEGMDWDIQEVGVYTRHGMTGERKTREIGMQTIRAGDIVGDHTILLGGPGERIEITHRAHTRDTFAQGALRAAEWVAHKPPGLYSMADVLDLS